Proteins found in one Campylobacter lari genomic segment:
- the gltS gene encoding sodium/glutamate symporter, giving the protein MKFDFYATLVTMVIVLLLGVFVIKRVKFLRDYNIPEPVVGGGIAAIILLILHSSFSLDIKFDESMKDPLMLAFFSSIGLLADFASLKKGGRKLAIFLVVVVGLLFAQNIVGIGVASAMGQNPLMGLIAGSVTMSGGHGTGAAWAAEFIKEPYLYSSATTVAIACATFGLISGGIIGGPVARYLVNKHKLVVPKQNDDKDAILNFQSPEKERLITPSSFIESLALIALCLLIGSALSTYIKTNTGFTLPTFVYCLFVGVVLRNVLSATKIHHVFDREVSVLGNVSLSLFLALALMTINLWDLVTLALPMLVILVVQVAMMAAFAIFVTFRVCGKDYDAAVLAAGHCGFGLGATPTAMVNMQTVTNHYGMSHMAFIIVPLVGAFFIDIVNALVINAFLYLPFFH; this is encoded by the coding sequence ATGAAATTTGATTTTTATGCAACGCTAGTTACTATGGTTATAGTACTGCTTTTGGGCGTTTTTGTCATTAAAAGGGTAAAATTTCTTCGTGATTATAATATCCCTGAACCAGTTGTTGGTGGTGGAATAGCTGCGATTATTCTTTTAATCTTACATAGTTCTTTTTCATTAGACATTAAATTTGATGAATCTATGAAAGATCCACTAATGCTTGCATTTTTCTCAAGTATTGGTTTGTTAGCTGATTTTGCTTCATTAAAAAAAGGTGGTAGAAAATTAGCGATTTTTTTGGTGGTAGTAGTTGGCTTGCTTTTTGCACAAAATATAGTTGGTATAGGTGTTGCAAGCGCTATGGGGCAAAATCCACTAATGGGGCTTATAGCAGGTTCTGTTACAATGAGTGGTGGTCATGGTACAGGTGCAGCTTGGGCGGCTGAATTTATCAAAGAGCCTTATTTGTATTCTAGTGCAACTACTGTTGCTATTGCTTGTGCTACTTTTGGACTTATCTCAGGTGGTATCATAGGCGGTCCTGTTGCAAGATATTTGGTTAATAAGCATAAATTAGTGGTTCCAAAACAAAATGATGATAAAGATGCAATTTTGAATTTCCAATCTCCAGAAAAAGAAAGATTAATCACTCCATCTTCTTTTATAGAGTCTTTAGCATTGATTGCTTTGTGTTTATTAATAGGTAGTGCTTTATCTACTTATATTAAGACAAATACAGGTTTTACTTTACCAACTTTTGTATATTGTCTTTTTGTAGGTGTTGTTTTAAGAAATGTTTTATCAGCTACAAAAATTCACCATGTGTTTGATAGAGAAGTATCAGTTTTAGGTAATGTAAGCTTGTCTTTATTCTTGGCTTTAGCATTAATGACTATTAATCTTTGGGATCTAGTTACCCTTGCTCTACCGATGTTAGTAATTTTAGTAGTGCAAGTTGCTATGATGGCTGCTTTTGCTATATTTGTAACCTTTAGGGTATGTGGAAAAGACTATGATGCAGCGGTTTTGGCAGCAGGTCATTGTGGTTTTGGTTTAGGCGCTACTCCAACAGCTATGGTAAATATGCAAACTGTAACAAATCACTATGGTATGAGCCATATGGCATTTATTATTGTGCCTTTAGTAGGTGCGTTTTTTATAGATATAGTAAATGCCTTAGTGATTAATGCTTTCTTGTATCTACCATTCTTTCATTAA
- a CDS encoding TolC-like outer membrane efflux protein, translating to MRIFLLFFVAFFLNACVGVKLEQVSQDQIKKEYFEDFNASKAWWEKYNNQDLNNILKAIMDNNKDLNVARVNFLSTLARYKLLNLDLYPTLSGNLGANIRKNLNNGAKTHSFSNGIMLNYELDIYGKISDQVASSEFLAKASEYELRSLELDTINLAINSIFELIYFNDVDRLLNNHLKNLEQMLEIYTTKFNYGKVEYIDLLNIKKSLLNTKQNIITNLQNKDLTLKNIKDLLGKDDERLINKILNYTLEDFSLQKINFNIELKMLAYRPQVQAKLNQLMASYKDYASVQKSILPSIKILGNLDGGDKKFDESFKFLILGGNVVIDLPFLDFYRVRQNVKISEFAYQVRLYEYKDALQRAIHEFQLCYENDKYYNDLLNLVKDINTNQAKITQLYFEKYELGRNELKDYLDADALLINSLQELNRAKLSLLKNVNLYHNIVLISK from the coding sequence ATGAGAATATTTTTATTATTTTTTGTAGCCTTTTTTTTAAATGCTTGTGTAGGTGTAAAATTAGAGCAAGTATCTCAAGATCAAATAAAAAAAGAATATTTTGAAGATTTTAATGCAAGTAAGGCTTGGTGGGAAAAATATAACAATCAAGATTTAAATAATATCTTAAAAGCTATTATGGATAATAATAAAGATTTAAATGTAGCAAGGGTTAATTTTTTAAGCACTTTAGCTAGATATAAGCTTTTAAATTTAGATCTTTATCCTACTTTAAGTGGAAATTTAGGTGCAAATATAAGAAAAAATTTAAACAATGGTGCAAAAACACATAGCTTTTCAAATGGCATTATGTTAAATTATGAGCTTGATATATATGGCAAAATTTCAGATCAAGTTGCTAGTTCTGAATTTTTAGCAAAAGCAAGCGAATATGAGTTACGCTCTTTAGAGCTTGATACGATTAATTTAGCGATTAATAGCATTTTTGAATTGATTTATTTTAATGATGTGGATCGATTACTAAACAATCATTTGAAAAATCTTGAGCAAATGCTAGAAATTTATACTACTAAATTTAATTATGGTAAGGTTGAGTATATTGATCTTTTAAATATTAAAAAGTCTTTATTAAATACTAAACAAAATATCATCACAAATTTGCAAAATAAAGACTTAACACTTAAAAATATAAAAGATTTGCTAGGCAAAGATGATGAGCGTTTGATTAATAAAATACTAAATTATACTCTCGAAGATTTTTCATTGCAAAAAATTAATTTTAATATAGAGTTAAAAATGCTTGCTTATAGACCACAAGTTCAAGCAAAGCTAAATCAACTTATGGCTTCTTATAAAGATTATGCAAGTGTGCAAAAAAGCATTTTACCTAGCATAAAAATATTGGGAAATTTAGATGGGGGTGATAAAAAATTTGATGAGAGTTTTAAATTTTTAATCTTAGGTGGAAATGTTGTTATTGATTTACCATTTTTGGACTTTTATAGAGTAAGACAAAATGTAAAAATTTCTGAATTTGCATACCAAGTACGCTTATATGAGTATAAGGATGCATTGCAAAGAGCTATTCATGAGTTTCAGCTTTGTTATGAAAATGATAAATACTATAATGATTTGTTAAATTTAGTAAAAGACATTAATACTAATCAAGCAAAAATTACACAATTATATTTTGAAAAATACGAATTAGGGCGTAATGAGCTAAAAGATTATCTTGATGCGGATGCTTTGCTTATTAATTCACTTCAAGAACTTAATAGAGCGAAACTATCTTTGCTTAAAAATGTTAATTTATATCATAATATAGTCTTGATTTCAAAGTAA
- a CDS encoding ABC transporter permease, producing MICLENIQKKINNTTILENINLYIQKGEFVAIIGQSGSGKTSLLNIIGTLDEPSSGKYFLDAHEVTNLSKDEKARIRREKIGFIFQRYNLLSLLNAKDNVALPAVYAGKNKHERSQKAKELLSFLELDHKELSKPNELSGGQQQRVSIARALMNGGELILADEPTGALDSKSGKIVLEILNKLNEQGHTVVLVTHDREIAARAKRVIEIKDGKIISDNGAKKSDEIKTKLMPKEKKSFNLLKNQLFESLKMSIASIVAHKLRSLLTMLGIIIGIASVVCVVALGLGAQQNILASISSIGTNTIEVVSGRGLGDIRSGRTRLNLSDLKTLSSLPYLEAVEADVGKVGVVTYKNNSLQARIHGVGPNHLRLRGFVMVDGRFINNEDIKDNTNICIIDENALRILFDSISAKDVLGKSVIFNKQPLTIVGVLKKERDNKGFRADENTIKIYTPYSTLMNKITGDKQIRAIVTKVKDEINPALAEEAMVKILEIKRGKKDFFTINSDAIKNAIEENTATLTLLISSIAVVSLIVGGIGVMNIMLVSVSERTREIGVRMAIGARKEDILMQFLIEAVLICSLGAIFGVMLSFIIIEVFNSLNFGFTMILSLNSVFLGLLSSVLIGVVFGFFPAKNAANLNPISALSKE from the coding sequence ATGATATGCTTAGAAAATATACAAAAAAAGATTAATAATACAACTATTTTAGAAAATATTAATCTTTATATTCAAAAGGGAGAATTTGTAGCCATTATAGGACAATCAGGTAGTGGGAAAACTTCTCTTTTAAACATCATAGGCACGCTTGATGAACCAAGTAGTGGAAAATATTTTTTAGATGCACATGAAGTAACTAATTTAAGTAAAGATGAAAAAGCAAGAATTAGACGTGAAAAAATCGGTTTTATTTTCCAAAGATATAATTTGCTTAGTCTTTTAAATGCTAAAGATAATGTTGCTTTGCCTGCTGTTTATGCGGGTAAAAACAAACATGAAAGATCACAAAAGGCTAAAGAATTACTTTCTTTCTTAGAGCTTGATCATAAAGAATTATCAAAGCCAAATGAACTAAGTGGTGGGCAACAGCAAAGAGTTTCTATAGCAAGAGCTTTGATGAATGGTGGTGAGCTTATTTTAGCAGATGAGCCAACGGGTGCGCTTGATTCTAAAAGTGGTAAGATAGTTTTAGAAATTTTAAACAAACTAAACGAGCAAGGACATACTGTAGTTTTGGTAACTCATGATAGAGAAATAGCTGCTAGAGCAAAAAGAGTTATAGAAATTAAAGATGGTAAAATTATAAGTGATAATGGTGCAAAAAAATCAGACGAAATAAAAACTAAGTTAATGCCAAAAGAGAAAAAAAGCTTTAATTTACTTAAAAATCAGCTTTTTGAAAGTTTGAAGATGTCTATAGCTTCCATTGTAGCACACAAACTACGCTCTTTGCTTACTATGCTTGGTATTATTATAGGTATAGCTTCAGTAGTTTGCGTGGTTGCTTTAGGACTTGGAGCTCAACAAAATATACTTGCTTCTATTAGCTCTATTGGTACTAATACCATAGAAGTTGTTTCAGGGCGTGGCTTGGGAGATATTCGATCAGGTAGAACAAGGCTTAATTTAAGTGATTTAAAAACTTTAAGTTCTTTGCCTTATTTAGAAGCAGTGGAAGCAGATGTAGGCAAAGTGGGGGTTGTAACTTATAAGAATAATTCTTTACAGGCTAGAATTCATGGAGTAGGGCCAAATCATCTAAGACTTAGAGGTTTTGTAATGGTGGATGGTAGATTTATTAATAATGAAGATATAAAAGATAATACTAATATTTGCATTATAGATGAAAATGCTTTAAGAATTTTATTTGATAGTATCAGTGCTAAAGATGTTTTAGGTAAAAGTGTGATTTTTAACAAACAGCCTTTAACCATAGTTGGAGTTTTAAAAAAAGAAAGAGATAATAAAGGCTTTAGGGCTGATGAAAATACTATTAAAATTTATACTCCTTATTCTACTTTGATGAATAAAATCACAGGGGATAAACAAATAAGAGCCATAGTAACTAAGGTAAAAGATGAGATAAATCCTGCTTTAGCTGAAGAGGCTATGGTAAAAATTTTAGAGATTAAACGCGGAAAAAAAGATTTTTTCACTATAAATTCTGATGCAATTAAAAATGCCATTGAGGAAAATACTGCTACTTTGACTTTACTTATTTCTTCTATTGCAGTGGTATCTTTGATAGTAGGTGGTATTGGTGTGATGAATATCATGCTTGTTTCAGTAAGTGAGCGTACAAGAGAAATTGGAGTTAGAATGGCTATTGGGGCTAGAAAAGAGGATATTTTGATGCAATTTTTAATCGAAGCTGTATTGATTTGTTCTTTGGGAGCTATTTTTGGAGTAATGCTTTCTTTTATTATCATTGAAGTATTTAATTCTTTAAATTTTGGTTTTACGATGATACTTTCGTTAAATTCAGTATTTTTAGGGCTTTTAAGTTCGGTTTTAATCGGAGTGGTTTTTGGATTTTTCCCAGCAAAAAATGCAGCAAATTTAAATCCTATTAGTGCTTTATCAAAGGAATGA
- a CDS encoding efflux RND transporter periplasmic adaptor subunit — protein sequence MKKIIYLGVFLIILIIGVYFFFFANKEEYNYLTYEVKKQDITQSIEAIGEVYAKTQVDVGAQVSGQITKLYVKLGDHVNEGDLIAQIDKDKQQNDLDITKAQLESAKANLESKKIALDIATKQYQREQKLYAKKATSLENLENLKNTFYALRANVADLKAQTTQLEISLKNAQKDLAYTTITAPSKGEIINVAVEEGQTVNANQNTPSIVRLADLSEMEIRMQIAEADINKISVGKKVKFSILNEPDKKYEATISSIDPANTTISDATSNTNLNSNSSTSTSAVYYYARVFVKNNNNFLRIGMSTENEIAIKTENNTLVIPTLAIKSDTKGYYVEILKTNNISVKTPVKLGIKDSLNTQILDGINEGDLVIIGKNKK from the coding sequence ATGAAAAAAATAATTTATTTAGGCGTATTTTTGATTATACTCATTATAGGAGTGTATTTTTTCTTTTTTGCAAACAAAGAAGAATATAATTATCTAACTTATGAAGTTAAAAAACAAGATATTACTCAAAGTATAGAAGCAATTGGCGAAGTTTATGCAAAAACCCAAGTTGATGTTGGTGCGCAAGTTAGTGGGCAAATTACTAAACTTTATGTAAAATTAGGTGATCATGTTAATGAAGGTGATTTAATTGCACAAATTGATAAAGATAAGCAACAAAATGATTTAGATATTACCAAAGCTCAACTTGAAAGCGCAAAGGCAAATTTAGAAAGTAAAAAAATTGCCCTTGATATAGCTACTAAACAATACCAAAGAGAGCAAAAGCTTTATGCCAAAAAGGCTACTTCCTTAGAAAATCTTGAAAATCTTAAAAATACTTTTTATGCTTTAAGAGCAAATGTGGCTGATTTAAAAGCTCAAACTACTCAACTTGAAATTTCTTTAAAAAATGCTCAAAAAGATTTAGCTTATACTACTATAACTGCACCTAGTAAGGGTGAGATTATTAATGTAGCGGTTGAAGAGGGTCAAACTGTAAATGCAAACCAAAATACACCAAGTATAGTGCGTTTGGCTGATTTAAGTGAAATGGAAATTCGTATGCAAATAGCTGAAGCTGATATTAATAAAATCAGTGTTGGTAAAAAGGTTAAATTTAGCATTTTAAATGAACCTGATAAAAAATACGAAGCAACTATTTCGAGTATAGATCCAGCAAATACTACTATAAGTGATGCAACAAGTAATACAAATTTAAACTCAAACTCAAGTACTAGCACTAGCGCTGTGTATTATTACGCAAGGGTTTTTGTAAAAAATAATAATAATTTTTTACGCATAGGTATGAGTACAGAAAATGAAATTGCCATTAAAACAGAAAATAATACCTTAGTTATACCAACTTTGGCTATAAAAAGCGATACAAAGGGATATTATGTAGAAATTTTAAAAACAAATAATATAAGCGTAAAAACACCTGTTAAATTAGGTATTAAAGATAGTTTAAATACTCAAATTTTAGATGGTATTAATGAGGGTGATTTAGTTATTATAGGTAAAAATAAAAAATGA
- a CDS encoding nitroreductase — translation MQDYLNLMQNRSSIRTYTQEKISKENLEYILECARLSPSSLGLEPWKFLVFQKNEHKKEIAKIANNQSHVANCAAIIVVTSRADFKDYFEEKLKKRGLSQEELNKRLQTYKPFLDAMNLEQSFIYAKEQSYLAIANIINAAYSLNLGSCIIGGFDKDKINQYLDLDTTKQRVSMLITLGHTQENTSVEKARFAFDEVVEFKD, via the coding sequence ATGCAAGATTATTTAAATTTAATGCAAAATCGCTCTTCGATTAGAACTTATACCCAAGAAAAAATTTCTAAAGAGAATTTAGAATATATCTTAGAATGTGCTAGATTGTCTCCTAGTTCCTTAGGACTTGAACCTTGGAAATTCTTAGTTTTTCAAAAAAATGAACATAAAAAAGAAATTGCTAAAATAGCTAACAATCAAAGCCATGTAGCAAATTGTGCTGCTATTATTGTTGTAACTTCAAGGGCTGATTTTAAAGATTATTTTGAAGAAAAACTGAAAAAGCGTGGCTTAAGCCAAGAAGAATTAAATAAACGCTTACAAACTTATAAGCCATTTTTAGACGCAATGAATTTAGAACAAAGTTTTATTTATGCAAAAGAACAAAGTTATCTTGCTATTGCAAATATTATCAATGCTGCTTATAGTTTAAATTTAGGCTCATGTATTATCGGTGGCTTTGATAAAGATAAAATCAATCAATATTTAGATTTAGACACTACCAAGCAAAGAGTATCCATGCTTATTACTTTAGGACATACCCAAGAAAATACTAGCGTAGAAAAAGCTCGTTTTGCATTTGATGAAGTGGTAGAATTTAAAGATTAA